GCGGTACTGAATGTGATCCTTGTACTGCAGCATCGAGCATGAGTATTACTGGCAACAGTGCTGTGTTTATAAAAGAAACCATTGCCTTAAAAGCTAATGTCCTACCTATGGATGCAGACAATATGGTGATTGAATGGACCAGCTCTAATGTACTAATAGCCGCTGTCGATCAAAATGGTTTGGTAACAGGAACGGGCACAGGTACCGCAACCATTACCGCAAAAACAGCTGATGGTTCGATTACTGCAACCCAAGAAGTTACAGTAAGCACTATTCAGCCTTCAAGTGTTGAATTAAATATGGACAGTGCTGATTTAGGTGTCAATGACCAAGTATTACTGAATGCCAGTATTGCTCCGTTTAATGCCAGCAATAAATCATTGACTTGGTCTTCTTCTAACGAAGCTGTAGTCACTGTTAGTGCTTCAGGTTTAGTCACTGCAGTAGCAGCAGGTAGTGCCACAATTACAGCAGAAGCTGAGGATGGTGGAGCAAGTGATACAGTTGCTATTAACGTAACCAATATTGCATTAACAGATATCGAACTTGTTTCAACTGCTGTTATTGTTTTACCTGGTAACTATCAAGCAAACGTTAGTTTCACTCCAAGTAATGCCACTAACCAAGATGTCACTTGGCAATCAGCTACCCCTAGTATTGCATCAGTTAGTAATGCAGGCTTAATTAGCGGTGTTGCCGCAGGTACTACAACTATTACTGCCACCTCTGCAGATGGTGGGTTTACAGAAACAATCACAGTAAGTGTGATTGAAGAAGCAGCTATCACTGCCACACCTGTAGATGTAGAAGCAGAAACAGTCAGCGCAACCGGTGGTGCCTTTGGTGGATTTGATACCGGTGAATTTGGTATCAATAATAACCAATCTGGTGACTGGGCCGACTTCAACATTGATTTTGCTGAAGCAGGGGTTTATCGCGTTATCTTAGATGCCGGTACTCCAACGGATCCAGTAAACGGTGTAGAAGTCTTTATTGATGGCGTCTCTGCCGGTACTGCCAACATCCCCACCACAGGTGATTGGGATGTGATGCAAAGCACAGTTATTACTAACAACCTGTTAGTAGCAACAGCTGGCACTCATACCATTCGTATAATGAGTATTGGTGCAGATGCTAAATGGCAGTGGAATGCAGACAAACTCACCTTTATCTTGTTAGCAGGCCTAGCAGCTGAACCAGTAGACCCTACTGACCCAACGGACCCAGTAGACCCTGCAGATATTCATCAAGCACCAGCAGTGGTAAATGACTCGGTGGTTATTCAAGCCGAAAGCTTTGCCAACACTGGCGGGACTCATGAAGGTTTTATCGCTTCAGAAGTAGGTATCAATAATAACCAAACCGGTGACTGGGCAGATTACCCAGTAAACTTTACGGCTAAGGGTACTTATCAATTAGTCACATTACTGGGGGTGAATGGTGATGCTGCGGGTATTGAAGTATCACTTCGTGATGCTAGTGATACACCTGTATACAGTAAAACCTTGAATCCAGCACAATCTGCTTGGGAAGATTATCAACCTCTCGATCTAGGTAATGATATTGAAATTACTGAGACCGGTCTTTACACCTTACGTATCAAGAGTGTAGGTGCTGCAAATTATTGGCAGTGGAATGCTGATTACTACACTCTTACCAAAACAGCAGATGAAGGGGGGGCCGTTATGGTTACCGGAGACTATGACAGCGATGGAGATGTGGACATTAATGATGTCAGAGGGCTGGTTGGCGCGATTCAAAGTCGTGAAACCATCGATATGGCCTTTGATATGAATGATGACGGTGTTGTGAACATATTAGATTCGCGCGTGATGATGAGCATATGTACTCGCGCCCGTTGCGTAACTGAATAACCTTATTAATAAATAGGAAAAAATAATGAAAAAATTTATAGCGACATTAGCCTTATTCGTAGGCTTACAAGCAAATGCAGGCATCATAGGCTTAGAGCTAAGTGATACCAATACCAATGTAGGAGAAAACGTACAAGTAACTTTATCAGGTACTGGGTTTGACGCTTTTGATACATTCAACTTAGAAGTAGAGTTTGATACTAGCTTGTTCTCCTTTAACCCATTATCTGTGGGAGGCGACTTATTCGACGCCATCCCCTTTATATTTGAGGTGACTGAGCAAGCCTATGGGATAGCGATCTCATTTATAGACTTTATCCCCTTTGTAGGTGGAGATTTTACTATCGCCACCTTTGACCTAACAGCCATGGCAAAGGGTGATACAGACTTTGAGTTAGCCAACATAGAGGCATATGACTATTTTGCTCCAATAGACGCAGCTGAAGAAGCTAACCTTGATGTTTCTATAGCCATCGCTGATAGCACTACATCGACTGAAGTATCAGCCCCAGCTACTTTGGGCTTATTCGCACTTGCCACATTTGGCATATGCGCTTTACGTCGTAAAGCCTAACTAAAAAGGACTTAAAAGATAAAGGCGACACTGACTTGAGTGTCGCCTTTTTTTTGTAAAAAATAGGAATAATTATATTTAACCTGAATACTGGATCAGCCGAACCTCTCAATGACGAATTTTTTTCGTGGATAGCAATACGGTTTTTGATTATGACGACAGTCAACTGACTTTTAGTGATTTTAGTTTTAACTTTGCTGAGTCCTTAGCAGACGATTTTATATCTGATGCTTTCGATATGGCAGCAAGTGTATTTGTTGATACTTACTGGAGTGATATGTTTTTAACCCGGCTCTAGCACCCACTGGCATATTTGAATTAGGTACTATTACCTTTGACAAATTAGTAGCCGATTTAAATGACACAGCATTTAATCATAATGACAAGGTGTTTACCGCTGACGTACAAGGTGCTGCGTGACTTACAGCAGCCCTTCTACTGAAGTACCCGTACCACCCACTTTTAGCTTATTAATGTTAGGTCTATTAGCAGCTGTAGGTGTACGTAAAAAACGTTAATAATAAAAATAAGAACGGCTTAAATCGTTCATAATAAGGTTTAATTACCTTTAGCCGGCTTTTTTTGCCCTTGAAACAGAGTAACGCAGCGTGAAGCTGAACGGTGCAGACTGAGGAGCATAAAGCAGAAAAGACAAAGCAAAAGCGTGTCACCGAGTTACACAGAGAAGAGTCATAATATTATTAAAATTAAAAGCTGATCAATAGCCTGACACAGGGGGAAACAGAGAAAAACAACAGCAGAACCTAGTAAATTGGGGTAGGAAATAGTTTAAAAAAATAGATTTGCTACAAGATCATCCCCCGCCCTCAAAGCCTGTTATATTCAAACATACAGCTAGCAGGAATCCATTGAGAACAGGTGCTAATTACTAGATTCATGCTACAAGGAAAAGATAAAGCAATGACCTAAAAGCCGTAAAAAAAAATAGTAAAGTTCTTTAATGATACAATATTCGCCATTTATTGAAGCGTGATAGATTCGAAAAAAATCTTCCAGTTGTATGGTATTGGGTTAATAAAATGTATTATGTTAAACAAACGTAAATCAATCATGTAAAAAAAAAGTTAAGGTATTTAATTATCTCACTCGTTTATAAATATAAGCCTTTACTGAAAGGTAAAAGTGGAATGGCAAAGTCTATTATTTTCAGTCTTTCTTGCGCTGCGCTACTGACAGTTTCGACATTGACTTACGGGCAAGGACCTCAAGAAA
The sequence above is a segment of the Paraglaciecola sp. L3A3 genome. Coding sequences within it:
- a CDS encoding PEP-CTERM sorting domain-containing protein, with translation MTYSSPSTEVPVPPTFSLLMLGLLAAVGVRKKR